The window AATTAAGCCCCGATCGCGATTTTCGGCTCGGCGTCGGCGTTGGCCTTCAATTCCTTCAGCGCGCGGCGGTATTCCACCGGCATCACCTTGCGGAATTTCGGCAGCCAGGTCTTCCAGTCGGCCAGAATGTCGGCGGCGCGCTTCGAGCCCGTCAATTTCGCGTGGCGCGTGATCAGGACATGCAGCCGCTCGATATCGGACTCCAGGAGATTGGCGAACACGTCGACCCGGCCGTGGGCCTCCAGATCGCCCGAGGCGTGATAGGCGTTCTCGTTGATCATCTCTTCCGAGAGCACCGGTTCGAGCTCGACCATCGCCATGTTGCACAGTTTCGGGAAGTCGCCGGCCTCGTCGAGAACGTAAGCCACGCCGCCCGACATGCCGGCGGCGAAATTGCGTCCGGTCTTGCCGAGCACCACGACGATGCCGCCGGTCATGTATTCGCAGCAATGATCGCCGGCGCCCTCGACGACCGCGACCGCGCCGGAATTGCGCACCGCGAAGCGTTCGCCGGCGATGCCGCGGAAATAGCACTCGCCCTCGATCGCGCCATACATCACGGTGTTGCCGACGATGATGGACTCTTCCGGCACAATCGCCGAATTGCGCGGTGGCTTGACGATGATGCGGCCGCCGGAGAGGCCCTTGCCGACATAGTCGTTGCCTTCGCCTTCGAGATCGAAGGTGACGCCGCGCGCGAGCCACGCGCCGAATGCCTGGCCCGCGGTGCCCTTGAAATTCACCTGGATGGTGTCATGCGGCAATCCGGCATGGCCGTAGATTTTCGCGAGGCTGCCGGACAGCATCGCACCCGCACTGCGGTCGGTGTTGTTGATCTCCATGTCGATCTTGACCGGCGCGCCGCGGTCAAGCGCTGCCTGCGCCTTCTCGATCAGCCTCCGGTCGAGCACGGCCTCCAGATGATGGTCCTGCGCCTGCGCGTGATAGATCTTCTGGCCCTTCTCTTCCTTCTGGCGCACGAACAGCTTTGAGAAGTCGAGCCCCTTGGCCTTCCAATGCGCCACCAGCGAGGACTGGTCGAGCATCTGGGTCTGGCCGACCATTTCGTTGAAGGTGCGGTAGCCGAGCTGAGCCATGATCTCGCGGACTTCCTCGGCGACGAAGAAGAAATAGTTGATCACGTGCTCCGGCTGGCCGGTAAAACGCTTGCGCAGCACTGGGTCCTGGGTCGCGACACCGACCGGACAGGTGTTGAGATGGCATTTGCGCATCATGATGCAGCCGGCTGCGATCAGGGGCGCTGTGGCAAAACCGAACTCGTCGGCGCCCAGCAGCGCGCCGATCACGACGTCGCGTCCGGTGCGGAAGCCGCCATCGACCTGGACAATGATGCGGCTGCGCAGCCGCTCTCGCACCAGCGTCTGGTGGGTTTCGGCAAGGCCGATTTCCCAGGGGCTGCCGGCGTGCTTGATCGAGGTGAGGGGAGACGCACCGGTTCCGCCTTCAAAACCTGCGATGGTGACGTGGTCGGCGCGCGCCTTGGCGACGCCGGCGGCCACCGTGCCGACGCCGATTTCGGAGACGAGTTTTACCGACACCAGTCCGTCCGGATTGACGTTCTTGAGGTCGTAGATCAGCTGCGCCAGATCCTCGATCGAATAGATGTCGTGATGCGGCGGCGGCGAGATCAGCCCGACGCCGGGCGTCGAGTGCCTGACACGCGCGATCACGGCGTCGACCTTGTGGCCGGGCAATTGGCCGCCTTCGCCGGGCTTTGCGCCCTGCGCCATCTTGATCTGCATCATGTCGGCGTTGACGAGATATTCGGTGGTGACGCCGAAGCGCCCCGAGGCGACTTGCTTGATCGCCGAGCGCATCGAATCGCCGTTCGGCATCGGCTTGAAGCGGTCGCTCTCCTCGCCGCCTTCGCCGGTGTTGGACTTGCCGCCGATGCGATTCATCGCGATCGCCAACGTCGTGTGCGCCTCGCGCGAGATCGAGCCGAACGACATCGCTCCCGTCGCAAAACGCTTGACGATGTCCTTGGCCGGCTCGACCTGATCGAGCGGCACGGGCCTTCGCTTCTCGTCCTCGGCGGTCTTGATCTTGAACAGGCCGCGCAAGGTCAACAGCCGCTCGGACTGCTCGTTGAGGATCTTTGCGAACGCCCGGTAGCGGTCCAGCGAATTGCCGCGCACGGCATGCTGCAGCGTCGAGACCGACTCGGCGGTCCAGGCGTGATCCTCGCCGCGGGTGCGATAGGCATATTCGCCGCCGACATCGAGCGCGGTCTTGTAGACCGGCGCATCGCCGAACGCGTCGGCGTGGCGGCGCGCGGTTTCCTCGGCGATCTCGGCCAAGCCGACGCCTTCGATCTGGGTGTGGGTGCCAGCGAAATATTTCGAGACGAAATCCGCCTTCAGTCCGACGGCGTCGAAAATCTGCGCGCCGCAATAGGACTGATAGGTCGAGATGCCCATCTTCGACATCACCTTCAACAGGCCCTTGCCGATCGACTTGATGTAGCGCTTGACGATTTCATAATCGTCGAGCGCCGACGGCAGACGGTCCTTCATCGAGATGATGGTCTCGAAGGCGAGGTAAGGATTGATCGCCTCGGCGCCGTAGCCGGCCAAACAGGCGAAGTGGTGCACCTCGCGCGGCTCGCCGGATTCAACCACCAGCCCGACCGAGGTGCGCAGACCGGTGCGGATCAGATGATGATGCACGGCGGCGCAGGCGAGCAGCGATGGAATCGGAATCCGGTCCGAGCCCGCCATGCGGTCGGACAGGATGATGATGTTGACGCCCTCGCGGACGGCTGCCTCGGCGCGCGCGCAGAGTTCGTCGAGCACCTGCTCGAGGCCTGCCGCGCCGAAGCCGGCGTGGAAGGTGGTGTCGAGCGTGCGCGACTTGAAATGGCTGTCGGCGATTTCCGAGATCGAGCGGATCTTTTCCAGATCGGCGTCGGTCAGGATCGGCTGACGCACTTCGAGGCGCTTGGTGAGGCCCGCCATGCCCTGCAGATCGAACAGGTTCGGCCGCGGCCCGATGATCGAGACCAGGCTCATGACCAGTTCTTCGCGGATCGGATCGATCGGCGGATTGGTCACCTGGGCAAAATTCTGCTTGAAATAGGTGAACAGCGGCTTCGGCTTGTCGGACAGCGCCGAGATCGGCGTGTCGTTGCCCATCGAGCCGTTGGCCTCTTCGCCCGTCGACGCCATCGGCGTCATCAGGATGGTGATGTCTTCCTGGGTGTAGCCGAACGCCTGCTGCCGATCGAGCAGCGGTAGGTTGGAGCGCATACCCTTGGTCGGGGCGTCGGGCAATTCCTCGAGCACGATCTGGGTGCGGTCGAGCCATTCGCGATAGGGATGGTTTTTTGCCAATTGCGCCTTGATCTCGTCGTCCGGAATCAGGCGACCCTGTTCGAGGTCGACCAGCAGCATCTTGCCGGGCTGCAATCGCCACTTGGTGACGATGTGCTCCTCGGGGATTTTCAACACACCCATTTCGGAGGCCATGACGATACGGTCGTCCGACGTCACGAGATAGCGCGCCGGCCGCAAGCCGTTGCGGTCCAGCGTAGCCCCGATCTGGCGGCCGTCGGTGAACGCGATCGCGGCCGGGCCGTCCCACGGCTCCATGATCGCGGCGTGGTATTCGTAGAACGAGCGGCGCTGTTCATCCATCAACGGATTGCCGGCCCAGGCTTCCGGAATCATCATCATCACGGCATGCGGCAGCGAGTAGCCGCCCTGCACCAGGAATTCGAGGCCGTTGTCGAAACAGGCGGTGTCAGACTGGCCCTCATAGGAGATCGGCCACAGCCTGGAGATGTCCTTGCCGTAGAGTTGCGAATGCACCGAGGCCTGGCGCGCCGCCATCCAGTTGACGTTGCCGCGCAGCGTGTTGATCTCGCCATTATGCGCGATCATCCGGTACGGATGCGCCAGCGACCAGGTCGGAAAGGTGTTGGTCGAGAAGCGCTGATGCACCAGCGCCAGCGCGCTTTCGAAATCCGGCTCGGACAGATCGGGATAATATTTGCCGAGCTGGTCGGCCAGGAACATGCCCTTGTAAACCACGGTGCGGCACGACAGCGAGACCGGGTAATAGCCGGCGAGCCCGCGGTCGCGGCGCTGATAGATCGCCTGCGAGATCGACTTGCGCAGGATGTAGAGCCGCCGTTCAAAATCGTCCTCGTTCTTGATGTGGGCGCCGCGGCCGATGAACACCTGCATATGCGCAGGCTCGGTCGGCTTGACGGTGACGCCGAGCGAGGAATTGTCTGATGGCACGTCGCGCCAGCCGAGCAGCGTCAGGCCCTCGTCCTTGATCTGGTCGGCGATGATGCTCTTGATGACTTTGCGCCACGCCGTCTCCTTCGGCATGAACAGCGCGCCGACCGCGTACTCGCCTGGCTTCGGCAATTGGAAGCCGAGTTCGGCCGCCTTGCGCTCGAAGAAGGCGTGCGGGATCTGCACCAGGATGCCGGCGCCGTCGCCGGCGCGCGGATCGGCGCCGACGGCGCCGCGATGCTCGAGGTTGCAGAGGATGTTGAGCGCGTCGGAGACGATCTGATGCGACTTCTTGCCCTTGATGTTGGCGATGAAGCCGACGCCGCAGGAATCCTTTTCCAGCGAGGGATCGTAGAGACCCTCAGCGGGCGGCCGCCAATCGTGCTCGCGCAAATTTTCTTCGAGTTGTTCCGCCGGTTTCGAAGCCGGGGCCGCCGACAGCGCATCCGTGGTGGTGTATTCGCGCTCGAACTCCGACCCGCTCATCTCTTCGTCCTCTCGATCCGGTAAGGGCCTCACCGTCGTGGTCGGCGCACCTTGGGCGTCTGCGGAACCCCACCGGGCCACCGCTCGTCCTCCGCGAGCCGCAATTTGATAATTTCAGGCCTGGGCGTCCAGCATCCCCGACGACGGACGGCCTTGCCTGCTATCTCTTCGGCGCCGCGTCTTCGCAAGCCACGCCGCCTGGCCTTGCGTTGCAATCCCTGTGCCGGGTTTGCCGCCGCAATTGCGACAGTGATACTGTCCTAAATGCCACAATGCCAAATTTTTCTTTATCACACAAGCGCATGAAAGTCGCCGCCTGCATGCCGGATACGCGGTGCTGACGAGGTCGGCCGCGGGACCTGCGGATTTGCGGCGAACGCGCCGCGATCCGGCCCAAGCTCCGCCGGAATCAGCCCTGAAGTT is drawn from Bradyrhizobium lablabi and contains these coding sequences:
- the gltB gene encoding glutamate synthase large subunit, producing MSGSEFEREYTTTDALSAAPASKPAEQLEENLREHDWRPPAEGLYDPSLEKDSCGVGFIANIKGKKSHQIVSDALNILCNLEHRGAVGADPRAGDGAGILVQIPHAFFERKAAELGFQLPKPGEYAVGALFMPKETAWRKVIKSIIADQIKDEGLTLLGWRDVPSDNSSLGVTVKPTEPAHMQVFIGRGAHIKNEDDFERRLYILRKSISQAIYQRRDRGLAGYYPVSLSCRTVVYKGMFLADQLGKYYPDLSEPDFESALALVHQRFSTNTFPTWSLAHPYRMIAHNGEINTLRGNVNWMAARQASVHSQLYGKDISRLWPISYEGQSDTACFDNGLEFLVQGGYSLPHAVMMMIPEAWAGNPLMDEQRRSFYEYHAAIMEPWDGPAAIAFTDGRQIGATLDRNGLRPARYLVTSDDRIVMASEMGVLKIPEEHIVTKWRLQPGKMLLVDLEQGRLIPDDEIKAQLAKNHPYREWLDRTQIVLEELPDAPTKGMRSNLPLLDRQQAFGYTQEDITILMTPMASTGEEANGSMGNDTPISALSDKPKPLFTYFKQNFAQVTNPPIDPIREELVMSLVSIIGPRPNLFDLQGMAGLTKRLEVRQPILTDADLEKIRSISEIADSHFKSRTLDTTFHAGFGAAGLEQVLDELCARAEAAVREGVNIIILSDRMAGSDRIPIPSLLACAAVHHHLIRTGLRTSVGLVVESGEPREVHHFACLAGYGAEAINPYLAFETIISMKDRLPSALDDYEIVKRYIKSIGKGLLKVMSKMGISTYQSYCGAQIFDAVGLKADFVSKYFAGTHTQIEGVGLAEIAEETARRHADAFGDAPVYKTALDVGGEYAYRTRGEDHAWTAESVSTLQHAVRGNSLDRYRAFAKILNEQSERLLTLRGLFKIKTAEDEKRRPVPLDQVEPAKDIVKRFATGAMSFGSISREAHTTLAIAMNRIGGKSNTGEGGEESDRFKPMPNGDSMRSAIKQVASGRFGVTTEYLVNADMMQIKMAQGAKPGEGGQLPGHKVDAVIARVRHSTPGVGLISPPPHHDIYSIEDLAQLIYDLKNVNPDGLVSVKLVSEIGVGTVAAGVAKARADHVTIAGFEGGTGASPLTSIKHAGSPWEIGLAETHQTLVRERLRSRIIVQVDGGFRTGRDVVIGALLGADEFGFATAPLIAAGCIMMRKCHLNTCPVGVATQDPVLRKRFTGQPEHVINYFFFVAEEVREIMAQLGYRTFNEMVGQTQMLDQSSLVAHWKAKGLDFSKLFVRQKEEKGQKIYHAQAQDHHLEAVLDRRLIEKAQAALDRGAPVKIDMEINNTDRSAGAMLSGSLAKIYGHAGLPHDTIQVNFKGTAGQAFGAWLARGVTFDLEGEGNDYVGKGLSGGRIIVKPPRNSAIVPEESIIVGNTVMYGAIEGECYFRGIAGERFAVRNSGAVAVVEGAGDHCCEYMTGGIVVVLGKTGRNFAAGMSGGVAYVLDEAGDFPKLCNMAMVELEPVLSEEMINENAYHASGDLEAHGRVDVFANLLESDIERLHVLITRHAKLTGSKRAADILADWKTWLPKFRKVMPVEYRRALKELKANADAEPKIAIGA